The Virgibacillus siamensis sequence ACTGGTTTTATATTGGCTTCCTTGCTTGCCAGTTCACTCTTTATCTTTTTATCTGATCAACAGATGTCCTCATGGGGCTGGAGAATACCGTTTCTGCTCGGATTACCTTTAGGGCTTATTGGGTTGTATCTCAGGAAAGGATTAGAGGAAACGCCGATTTTTGAAAATGAACTTTCCGATGATGAGAGCGAGGAGGAAAGCTTCCTGTCCATTTTAAAAAATCATAAAAAAGATGTCCTTGTATGTTTTGTAGCTGTCGCGTTCTTTAATATTACAAACTATATGCTTTTATCATACATGCCTTCATACTTGGACGAGATTATTGGCTTATCCAGTACAACAGGGACCATCATAATTACAATTATAATGGTTATTATGGTGCCGCTTGCTCTGATGTTTGGAAAGCTCAGTGATAATATCGGAAACAAGACCGTATTCCTAATTGGATTGGGCGGATTAACACTATTATCTGTACTCGCTTTTTATTTTTTGAATTTAAATTCTTTGATATTTGTTTCTTTAGGTATCCTGATTCTGGGTGTCCTGCTTTCAACTTATGAAGGCACAATGCCTGGAACACTGCCAACGATGTTCACAACCGATATCCGTTATCGTACATTAGCCGTAACATTCAATGTCTCCGTTTCATTATTTGGCGGGACTACCCCATTGGTTGCAACTTGGCTTGTTTACCAAACTGGAAGTAATTTAGCACCCGGATTCTACCTGACAGTCATTAGTATCATCGGATTTTTAGTGACAGCATTCTTTTTCACTAACACATCAGGAAAATCCCTGAAAGGTTCTTATCCAACAGTTGCTACCAAATCCGAATTTAAAGAAGCCGTCGAAAATCCAAAAGATGCATTATGGTGGAAAGAAGGCGTGGAAACATCTGAAGAAATGATACCAGTTGAAGAAAAAAAGAACAATCAGGATTCAGATAAATAAATAACGATGTGCTGTCGGGCACCGTATAAAAAATAGACTGGCTTCGCATAAGTTGTTTATATAATTTCGCTAAACTGTGAACTCGTTGTACGAGAGGTAACAAAAACATTGATTTTTTTTGTTTGCAAACCGTTTTTTCGTGTTATAATAAACATAGAAATAGGAATAAGACATAAATTAATAAAGACCGAAGATACGCTAATATCTTCGGTCAGCAATGAATCGCTCCCCTTCAAGAGGGGTCAGCGCAAGTAAGGAATAGACCTCACTAGCCTGGTAAACTAAGGGAGGTCTATTTTTCATGGTCTAAAATCGTCACAATCAGTGTTGCGAAAGCGATCATTAGAACCATTGTCTCAAAAACAGACATAGGCAACACCCCCTTCCGTTATAGCGTATCGTACGACACTACAACCGACAGGAATGCGCCGACCTCCCTTGAGGAAAACGCGATTATTGCATAGTTCTATTATATCACTAGCCCAAGAGGTTTAAAGAATTTTTTTAACTTTCCTTTAGCATTTATTCTAATAATAAAATCTTATTTCCTCTGTCCTGATCCTTGGCCATTATATGCAATATAGGGGTATTCTTTTTTAGAGAAAAGCACCCGATTAAAGAACAAAGGTTGTTTCACTAGCAGATATTCAAATTGACATTACCTAGCCCTGTGACTTTCAATAACAGGGCTAGGTAATGTCAAACGTTCTATTCTTTGGCTTTTGCTCGATCCATGATTTCTTGAACTATTGAGTCTTTGGCATCAGCGTAATGTTGCACGTGTCGCCATTCACGCTTTGCCAGGTTGCGCTTGACGCGTGCATATTTGTCCCGATCAGAATTGTTGGTACGTAGCCAGTCACGAAAACGCAACATACGATCTACCTGTGATGCCCCTTTGCTGAATACGTGCAAATTAATGTCTGTATCAGGCCCCTTGAACATACGGTGTTCAAACCACTCGGGTTCCCGAATACGTAGCGTGTAACCAGCTTTCTCCAAGCTAGGGACAAAGCTCGATTCATCGCCAGAGTCTGTTACAACCAAAAGAATATCGATAATTGGTTTTGCACAAAGCTCTGGTACTGACGTTGATCCTACATGTTCCACTTGTAATGCCCTATCCCCGAGTTCTGAACGAATTCGCTTAGCTTCTCTATCGAATAATTTGGGCCAGCGTGAATCATATTCCAATAGAGTAATGGTGGCATTGTGGGGTTTACGCTCCCCAACCGTAACAGTTTGAAGTTCTTCATCACTTATAGATGTTGAATTTGAAACGTCATCCATTGGCGGCAATTAATTCACCCCCTTATCCCCGTCTTTTTGTTTAGCACATGAATATACCACAATTTTGTTGGGACTACAACTGTCCATTATCTATACTCTTGTTCAATAAAATGATCCTTATATGCGATATTGGCATTATCCATTGTTAAGGAATGGCACCCCATTGCCGCATAGTCAAATCCAGTTTCTTAAGCTACCGTGCGCGTTTACTGAACAATGATTTTATACCATATAAGAAGAAGACAAAAAACTGCCTACCAAATACAGTATAAATAACAACAATATGTTATAATAAAATACAATAGACTGGCTTCGCATGTAGGGGTGGCGCACCGATTGACCTTTTTGGACACTTCCGAGAAGGGAGGTGTTGCCTATGGACATGACAAATGTATTAGCGCTTATGATATCCTTCGGGATGTTAGTTGCGTTTATAATGTCTGACCATAAAAAATAACCCCTCGTGTGCTTGATTGATATGCTCCCCTTAAAGTAGACAGATTAAAAAATAAAAATCTGTTTATTTTAAAGGGAGTATTTTCATGTACAAAAGAAGGAGTCGTCCTTCAGAGGAAAAAATTAAGATTTTACATGCGTGTGAATCGGGGGAGTATTCGTTAAATGAAATATGTTCCTTTTATCACGTGCATCATCAAACGATAAAAGCTTGGCAAGAAAAATACAATAAACATGGTATGAACGGGCTTCGGGAAGCTAGATCAAAGAAAAGATACCCAGAGGAATTAAAACGCTCAGCAATTAAAGACTATGAATCTGGCAAATATTCTTTAAGGGATATAGTAAGAAAATATGAGATTTCCGATCCAAGAGTTTTAAGGCAATGGATTAAAAAGTATAATGGTCATAGTGTAATGAACGTAAACAGGAAAGGGCGGACAAATACTATGGCCAAAGGAAGAGAGACAGAATGGCGCGAACGGATTAATATTGTATTGGATTGTCTTTCCAGAGGTAAGAATTATCAAAGCACGGCCGAACAGTATAAGGTATCTTATCAGCAGGTATATCAGTGGGTGCGGAAATACGAATCTAGGGGTGCGGATGGTCTAAAGGACGGTCGTGGAAGAAACAAAACAGAAGAAGAACTGACGCCTGAAGAAAAAACAAAATTTGAAATCAAAAGGATAGAGAAGGAAAATGAACGGCTGAGAGCGGAGAATGCTTTTCTAAAAAAGCTGAAGGAACTCGAAAGGAGGGATCACTAAGCAGGGTTCGATTGGAAAGAGAATTTACAGCAATCAAGGAACTACATGAGAATGAAGGTTTTCCGATTAAACTTTTATGTGAAGTGGCTGGGATTGTGCGTTCATCTTACTATAAATGGCTGAATCGGATACCTACTGCAGAGGAAAAGCAAAACAAAGTGCTTCTCACCGAAATATACGCCGTGCATGAAGAACACAATGGTATTTACGGTTATCGTCGGATGAAGATGAATATCAATCGTCGACTGGGACGTAAATATAATCACAAACGAATTTACCGGCTCATGAGACTCGTCGGTATCAAAGCAGTTATCAGAAGGAAACGAAACCCCTATATTAAATCTACACCTCAGCACATTGCCGAAAATACATTAAACCGTGAATTTACGGCTGACATGCCAAACGAGAAATGGGTGACGGACGTTACTGAATTCAAGTATGGACAGGGTTCAAAAGCCTATTTAAGTGCAATTCGCGACTTATATGACGGATCGATTATCAGTTATGTATTAAGTCGATCAAATAATAATCCATTGGTTTTTGAAACCTTTGATAAGGCAGTGAAAGCAGAACCCAAAGCTAAACCAATATTGCACAGCGATCGCGGATTTCAGTATACTTCCAAAACGTTTAAACGAAAACTTGAAAAAGCAGGCATGACGCAAAGTATGTCACGCGTTGGCAGATGTATTGATAATGGTCCGATGGAATCCTTTTGGGGCTCATTAAAATCGGAAGAGTATTATTTAAACACGTATAATTCCTTCGAAGAATTGGAAAAGGCAATTGAGGAATATATCGAATTTTATAATCGTAGACGTTATCAAGAAAATCTAAACGACCTTAGCCCTTATGAATATAGAACCAAAGCCGCTTAACTTATTTTTTATTATTTTTACTGTCTACTTGACAGGGTGCAGTTCATGATGGGCAATTGAGGGATCATTTTCGCTCTTGCGCCGCCCCTCTTGTTGGGGTTCGGTCTATTATATCGTAGGCGTTACAGCGTCTACGGTATTATTATTATATGAACTCTTATATATAGTATACCCGATTTTTCTAAAAAAGAAAACACCAAACTGTTGCTTTTGTGCAAAAGTACCTTCCGACTTAAATTTCAGTTTTACAAATCTTTTGCTGTTATTCAACATTGTGACCCGTCTCCACAGAATTAGGTGTCAGGATTTATTTATACGAATAGGTAAGAGTTTGACGTTATCGCCCTCTTTTCCCTTCGTTCACACCGTACGTGAGACTTTCACCTCATACGGCGTTCCAACTAATCCAATTCAATTTAATCATCAACACTTTTGAATAGTAATGTCACGTGTCTCAATTCTTCCGTTTCAATAAGTCGGTGCCTCCCATGGGAGGTGAACCTCTTTTAGTCTTACGAGACCATGAATTAACAAAGGTTAACGTTTCAATTATTTACACTGGTATTGAAGATTGACAACCCTGCATAATTTAAGTATAGCAAACGAATTCCTTACAGAAAAATTTGGAAATTAATTTCTATGGTAATTCATACAATACATTAATCAGGTGACTCAAATATGCCTCGGTTTCTTTTCTTGAACTCTGGTGACCATAATGGAATAATAGACTTGTAAATCCGACAAAAATAATTGGAATAAAGCGAGTGAAGTTTTATGACAACATTAACTGATTTAAATACGATGGAAGAGCGTCTTGAGCTGATGAAGGAAACGGTAAAGCCGTTTAAACAGCGCGGGGAAATTCATGATAAGGAAGGAACATTCCCTTTTGATAATTTCAATGACTTGAAGGATATTGGTTATCCGGCCTTGACTATTCCGAAAAAATTCGGCGGCATGGGGATTTCCTTATGTGAGATGCTCAAGCATCAGGAAATAATTGCGCAGGCGGACGGTGCAACTGCCCTTTCTATCGGATGGCATATGGGCATCACAAAGCACACCGGTGAAAATGAAAGCTGGGATCATACAAAATTCCAGGCTTTTGCTGATGATGTTAAAAAAACCGGCGCACTAATGAACAATGCTGCCACTGAACCGGCTACAGGAAGTCCGACACGCGGCGGCAAACCGGAAACGACTGCTGCAAAATCCGGTGACGGCTGGATCATTAACGGCAGAAAAACATTCACGACGATGGCACCAATCCTTTCATACGCTGTGGTCAGTGCGACCATCGAAGATTCTGATGAGGTAGGTAACTTTTTGATCAGACGTGAACTGGATGGGGTACATGTTGATGAAACATGGGATTCTGTAGCCATGAAAGCTAGTGGCAGCCATGATCTTGTCCTGGAAAATGTTCGTGTTGCTGCAGATGATTTGATCGGTTATTTGACTCCGGGTAAGAAAGCTCCTGCTGGTTGGCTCCTTCATATTCCAGCATGCTACCTTGGAATCGCCAAAGCCGCTCAGGAGTATGCCACCAAATTCGCAGCAGAATATTCTCCAAACAGCATTAAGGGCACGATAGCAGAATTGCCAAATGTAAAGGAAAAACTTGGTGAAATGGAACTCCGTATCATGCAAAGTTCCGGTTTTCTGTACAGTGTGGCTGCCAAATGGGATGCCAGCAGTGACAAAGTGCGGGCATCGATGAAAGCTGAGTTGGGGGCTGTTAAAGTTTCTGTTGTGAACCAGGCAGTTGAAGTCGTTGACCTCGCAATGCGTGTAACCGGTGCACGTAGCTTATCAGCAAAAAATCCGCTCCAGCGCTACTATCGTGACGTCCGTGCCGGAATTCACAACCCTCCGATGGATGACATGGTGATCATGCAGCTGGGAGATCATGCTTTAAATAGAATGGAGTAAACGAAAGGATAGCCTAAAATAGGCTATCCTTTATTATAATTAATCTTATTTACTTTTTAATTGTTCAACAATCCTGTCGCCAACATCAGCGGTGGAAGCGTTCCCGCCCAAGTCAGGCGTCAGTATCTCTTTTTCGTTAATGATGTCGCGAATGGACGAAAGAATTGCTGCGCCCCATTTATCTTCATCAAAAAAATCGAGCAGTTGACTTACAGACCAGATTGCAGCGAGCGGATTTGCAATTCCTTTGCCGGCAATGTCCGGGGCGGAACCGTGCACAGGCTCAAACATTGATGGGAATTTCTTTTCCGGATTCACATTTGCCCCCGTTGCCAAACCAAGTCCGCCCGTTAGTGCGGCACCAAGGTCAGTTAAAATGTCCCCAAACAAATTGGATGTGACAACAACTTCGAATCCGCCGGGATCATTAACGAAATATAAACTGGCTGCATCAACCAAATACGAATAGGTTTCAACATCCGGATATTCTTTTCCAATTTCTTCAAAAACCTCATCCCAGAAAACCATTGAATAATTCAGTGCGTTCCCCTTGCTGATGCTTGTCAGAGTTCTACCGGAGTTTCGTGCTTCTTCATAAGCATAACGGATAATCCGTTCCGTTCCTTTTCGGGAGAAAACTCCCGTCTGCAATGCAACTTCTTCGGGCTTTCCTTTAAAAAGCCTGTCACCGGCACCCGCGTACTCCCCTTCACTGTTTTCGCGGATGATCAAAAAATCAATATCCCGCTCTGTACGTGCTTTCAGCGGGGTTAATGCTTCATTCAAAAGCGTTATCGGACGCAAATTCACGTACTGATCAAATTGCTTACGGATTTTCAGTAATAAATCCCACAGTGAAATATGGTCCGGTACACCGGGGTACCCGACAGCCCCCAAATAGATAGCATCAAACTGATTAAGCTGTTCAATCCCATCATCAGCCATCATTTTTCCTTCCTGCAAATAATATTCGCATCCCCACGGAAAAGAAGTAAATGAAAATGATAGACGATCATCAAGCTGCTCAATTGCTTTTAATACCTTAACTCCTTCTTCGACGACTTCCGGGCCGATTCCATCTCCCGGAATCAATGCTATATTGATTGTTTTCATAAATGCCTCCTCAAAACTTCAGCGTATTGTCAGGCTTGTAATTTCTCCTCGCGCATATATTTCTGTTTGTTGCGTCTTCCCAAATAACGAATTACTACAAATTGTATGATAATACCAGCAATCAGCATTACAATACTGTTTTCAATAAGAGAGTAGGACAGAAACAGCAGTGCTGCAATGCCTGCGGGAATGAGCGCATAAGGAATTTGTGTGTTCACGTGTGCAATGTGGTCCGATTCGGCAAAGATGGAAGCCATAACAGTCGTATCGGAAATCGGTGAAACATGGTCACCGAAAATGGATCCAGCGAACACAGCACCAATCACGATTTGCACAAGGTCAACACCGCCGAAACTGTAAGCAAGCGGAATCGCAATTGGTGTCAGAATGGACATCGTTCCCCATGACGTTCCGGTCGCAAAGGATATGAACATCCCTATGATGAAAACGAGAAAAGGAATAAGTGCTGCTGTCATCCAGCTTTCTGTTGCACTGACAACATATTCTGCAGTCCCAAGTTCCGAGGTAACGATCCCGATTGACCAAGCCAGCACGATGATAATTAACGCTGGAAGCATTGTTCGGATTCCGCCTAAAATGGTATCTTCACATGTTTTTAAATCCATCCCCTGAAAAAGCGCAATGATCATTCCTGCCAGTGTCATCGCAAATGCACCCCATGTCAGGGAAACAGCGACATCGGTATCTGCAAGGGCTTCCATAACGGACTTCCCTTCAGCACCTCCGCCTGTAAACCACAATCCCCAAACACTGACTGCAATCAATGTCACAAGGGGAATAATAAAGTTCCATACACTGCCTTCTTTTTTAAACGGCTCGCCAAGGTCTTCATCAACTGAAGACAAAGGCGTCGAACCATCCGGTATCAGCTTCCCGGTCGTTTGTGCACGATGTTCCGCTTTTGCCATCGGACCAAAATCCCGCATGGCGATTATCATGGGGACGGCAAGCAAACAAAGAATCGCATAAAAATTCCAAGGAATTGATTGTAAAAATACAAAATATGGTTCTGCCCCAACCAGGCCGATTCCGGCAAATGCAGCCGCAATCAATGAAACCTGAAAACCGATCCAATCTGAGACTGGTCCAATAGTTGCCATTGGGGCTGACGTTGAGTCCAATATGTAGGCCAGTTTTTCACGTGAAATTTTATGCTTGGCTGTTATGTCCTTAGAAGCGTTACCGACAATGACCGAATTTACGTAATCATTAAAAAAGATGACAATCCCTAAAATATAGGGCAAAAGCTGGACACGTTTATTTGTCGTCAGTTTTTTATCCAGCATTTTAATAAGACCGTCCGAACCACCAGTCTTGAACATAAATGCTGCACCGGTACCAAGCAATGCTGTCATTACTAGAAAACGTGCATTCCATGGATCAATCATAACATCTTTCATCCAGGTAAATGTAATTCCCACACCTTCAAACGGGTCGCCGCCTGCCGCAATCAGCCCGCCGACCCAAATACTGATAAACAGCGACAGCAAAACCCGTTTTGTAACAATAGCCAGAACAACAGCTACAATCGGTGGTACAATCGATAGAAAATCCATGTCAAGCCCCCTTCCTTTTGAATCAGCTATATTCCCGTTGAATTCGTTGCATCAGACTGGATAGAACCTCATCCACGTTACTATTCATCCAATCAGCAATTTGCGGTGCAAAAATTTCCTTATCACCCTGTTTTCCCATAATGGTAACCGTATCACCCTCAGTTACGCCTTCAATATGGCTGACATCAATAAGCGTCTGATCTAGTGCGATAGCTCCTACAATACGTGCCCGCTTTCCCCTGACAATCATCTGTCCTTTATTTGATAATGCCCGGTGATAACCATCTCCAAGACCAATCGGGACAACAGCGATTTTTTCCGTATCCTTGGTTATATAGCTGCCGCCGTATCCGACAGGTGTATTCGGCGGCAATTCCCGAACCCGAACAAGTTTGGATTGCAGACGCATAACCGGTTCTAAGTCTACTATCTTTTTTTGACGAGGTGCCGGCGGATATCCGAATAGGGCAATTCCGGGACGGACCATATTCAGATGCATATCAGGTCGTTCAATCGTAATGGTCGATGCAGCCACATGTTTGACCGGAAAGTGGAAACCGTAATTTTCAAGTTCCGAAACCGTATCCAGAAACAACTGATATTCGTGTTCTGTCTTTTTCCATTCTCCTTCATCTGCACTGGAAAAGTGCGTGTAAATGCCTTCCCAGCGTATACCCGGCAGCGAATAACATGTTTCGCAGAATGACAATACATCTTGCGGATCAATGCCAAATCGGTGCAGCCCTGTGTCAATTTTGACATGCACAGGAACGGTTGTATGCTGTTTTTCGGCTACGGTACTGATTTTTTCTGCAAGCTCTTTAGAAGCAACAAAAGGGGTTAGTCCATACTCCATTACATCACTTGCCTGTT is a genomic window containing:
- the alr gene encoding alanine racemase, whose amino-acid sequence is MQHSAMITSHNPTVAEVDLHAFHRNVQQLRKLTGNGSMLMAVIKTNAYGHGVVPIGKAAVNAGADRLGVTGVEEGALLRESGINVPIHILSSITLEQASDVMEYGLTPFVASKELAEKISTVAEKQHTTVPVHVKIDTGLHRFGIDPQDVLSFCETCYSLPGIRWEGIYTHFSSADEGEWKKTEHEYQLFLDTVSELENYGFHFPVKHVAASTITIERPDMHLNMVRPGIALFGYPPAPRQKKIVDLEPVMRLQSKLVRVRELPPNTPVGYGGSYITKDTEKIAVVPIGLGDGYHRALSNKGQMIVRGKRARIVGAIALDQTLIDVSHIEGVTEGDTVTIMGKQGDKEIFAPQIADWMNSNVDEVLSSLMQRIQREYS
- a CDS encoding tartrate dehydrogenase; translation: MKTINIALIPGDGIGPEVVEEGVKVLKAIEQLDDRLSFSFTSFPWGCEYYLQEGKMMADDGIEQLNQFDAIYLGAVGYPGVPDHISLWDLLLKIRKQFDQYVNLRPITLLNEALTPLKARTERDIDFLIIRENSEGEYAGAGDRLFKGKPEEVALQTGVFSRKGTERIIRYAYEEARNSGRTLTSISKGNALNYSMVFWDEVFEEIGKEYPDVETYSYLVDAASLYFVNDPGGFEVVVTSNLFGDILTDLGAALTGGLGLATGANVNPEKKFPSMFEPVHGSAPDIAGKGIANPLAAIWSVSQLLDFFDEDKWGAAILSSIRDIINEKEILTPDLGGNASTADVGDRIVEQLKSK
- a CDS encoding putative holin-like toxin is translated as MSVFETMVLMIAFATLIVTILDHEK
- a CDS encoding IS3 family transposase (programmed frameshift), translated to MYKRRSRPSEEKIKILHACESGEYSLNEICSFYHVHHQTIKAWQEKYNKHGMNGLREARSKKRYPEELKRSAIKDYESGKYSLRDIVRKYEISDPRVLRQWIKKYNGHSVMNVNRKGRTNTMAKGRETEWRERINIVLDCLSRGKNYQSTAEQYKVSYQQVYQWVRKYESRGADGLKDGRGRNKTEEELTPEEKTKFEIKRIEKENERLRAENAFLKKLKGTRKEGSLSRVRLEREFTAIKELHENEGFPIKLLCEVAGIVRSSYYKWLNRIPTAEEKQNKVLLTEIYAVHEEHNGIYGYRRMKMNINRRLGRKYNHKRIYRLMRLVGIKAVIRRKRNPYIKSTPQHIAENTLNREFTADMPNEKWVTDVTEFKYGQGSKAYLSAIRDLYDGSIISYVLSRSNNNPLVFETFDKAVKAEPKAKPILHSDRGFQYTSKTFKRKLEKAGMTQSMSRVGRCIDNGPMESFWGSLKSEEYYLNTYNSFEELEKAIEEYIEFYNRRRYQENLNDLSPYEYRTKAA
- a CDS encoding Na+/H+ antiporter NhaC family protein, which encodes MDFLSIVPPIVAVVLAIVTKRVLLSLFISIWVGGLIAAGGDPFEGVGITFTWMKDVMIDPWNARFLVMTALLGTGAAFMFKTGGSDGLIKMLDKKLTTNKRVQLLPYILGIVIFFNDYVNSVIVGNASKDITAKHKISREKLAYILDSTSAPMATIGPVSDWIGFQVSLIAAAFAGIGLVGAEPYFVFLQSIPWNFYAILCLLAVPMIIAMRDFGPMAKAEHRAQTTGKLIPDGSTPLSSVDEDLGEPFKKEGSVWNFIIPLVTLIAVSVWGLWFTGGGAEGKSVMEALADTDVAVSLTWGAFAMTLAGMIIALFQGMDLKTCEDTILGGIRTMLPALIIIVLAWSIGIVTSELGTAEYVVSATESWMTAALIPFLVFIIGMFISFATGTSWGTMSILTPIAIPLAYSFGGVDLVQIVIGAVFAGSIFGDHVSPISDTTVMASIFAESDHIAHVNTQIPYALIPAGIAALLFLSYSLIENSIVMLIAGIIIQFVVIRYLGRRNKQKYMREEKLQA
- a CDS encoding GrpB family protein codes for the protein MDDVSNSTSISDEELQTVTVGERKPHNATITLLEYDSRWPKLFDREAKRIRSELGDRALQVEHVGSTSVPELCAKPIIDILLVVTDSGDESSFVPSLEKAGYTLRIREPEWFEHRMFKGPDTDINLHVFSKGASQVDRMLRFRDWLRTNNSDRDKYARVKRNLAKREWRHVQHYADAKDSIVQEIMDRAKAKE
- a CDS encoding MFS transporter translates to MRFNKKKINVVDIKQTKKSVYATGIGNAMEWFDFGLYSYLAVIISQTFFSAVENDQLKLVFTFATFAIAFLMRPLGGVIFGKIGDKSGRKVVLTTTIIVMAFSTFLIGVLPTYDQIGIWAPILLLVARIIQGFSTGGEYAGAMVYIAESSPDNKRNMLGSGLEIGTLTGFILASLLASSLFIFLSDQQMSSWGWRIPFLLGLPLGLIGLYLRKGLEETPIFENELSDDESEEESFLSILKNHKKDVLVCFVAVAFFNITNYMLLSYMPSYLDEIIGLSSTTGTIIITIIMVIMVPLALMFGKLSDNIGNKTVFLIGLGGLTLLSVLAFYFLNLNSLIFVSLGILILGVLLSTYEGTMPGTLPTMFTTDIRYRTLAVTFNVSVSLFGGTTPLVATWLVYQTGSNLAPGFYLTVISIIGFLVTAFFFTNTSGKSLKGSYPTVATKSEFKEAVENPKDALWWKEGVETSEEMIPVEEKKNNQDSDK
- a CDS encoding acyl-CoA dehydrogenase family protein, which translates into the protein MTTLTDLNTMEERLELMKETVKPFKQRGEIHDKEGTFPFDNFNDLKDIGYPALTIPKKFGGMGISLCEMLKHQEIIAQADGATALSIGWHMGITKHTGENESWDHTKFQAFADDVKKTGALMNNAATEPATGSPTRGGKPETTAAKSGDGWIINGRKTFTTMAPILSYAVVSATIEDSDEVGNFLIRRELDGVHVDETWDSVAMKASGSHDLVLENVRVAADDLIGYLTPGKKAPAGWLLHIPACYLGIAKAAQEYATKFAAEYSPNSIKGTIAELPNVKEKLGEMELRIMQSSGFLYSVAAKWDASSDKVRASMKAELGAVKVSVVNQAVEVVDLAMRVTGARSLSAKNPLQRYYRDVRAGIHNPPMDDMVIMQLGDHALNRME